The proteins below come from a single Mycobacterium parmense genomic window:
- a CDS encoding patatin-like phospholipase family protein, with amino-acid sequence MRTRRALVLAGGGIAGIAWEIGVLRGIADESPAAARLLTDSDVLVGTSAGAAVAAQLGSASTLDALFGRQVGQASAEIDSGVDVDTITELFLAALAEPCEGENEPDHMRQRLRRIGAVALATPTVPAPVRREVIAARLPSLDWPARPLRLTAIDVDTGELVVFDRDSGVDLVDAVAASCAVPGAWPPVAIGGRRYMDGGVGSSVNLGVAGDCDVAVVLVPSGVDAPAPFGDGPAAEIAAFGGSAFAVFADGASLTAFGANPLDPRCRIASATAGREQGRREAAAVARFLGV; translated from the coding sequence GTGAGGACCAGACGTGCGCTTGTGCTGGCCGGTGGCGGAATCGCCGGGATTGCCTGGGAGATAGGGGTTCTGCGCGGGATCGCCGACGAGTCGCCGGCGGCGGCACGGTTGTTGACGGATTCCGACGTGCTGGTGGGAACCTCGGCCGGTGCGGCCGTCGCCGCGCAACTCGGCAGCGCCAGCACCCTCGACGCGCTGTTCGGCCGGCAGGTCGGCCAGGCGTCGGCCGAAATCGACTCCGGTGTCGACGTCGACACCATCACCGAGCTCTTCCTGGCGGCCTTGGCGGAACCCTGTGAGGGCGAAAACGAACCGGACCACATGCGGCAGCGGCTGCGGCGCATCGGAGCGGTCGCGCTGGCGACCCCCACGGTCCCCGCGCCGGTGCGCCGCGAGGTCATCGCGGCGCGCCTGCCCTCGCTCGACTGGCCCGCGCGGCCGCTGCGGCTCACCGCGATCGACGTCGACACCGGCGAGCTGGTCGTCTTCGACCGGGATTCGGGTGTCGACCTCGTCGACGCGGTGGCCGCGAGTTGCGCGGTGCCGGGGGCCTGGCCGCCGGTGGCCATCGGGGGCCGGCGCTACATGGACGGAGGGGTCGGCAGCAGCGTGAACCTGGGCGTGGCCGGTGACTGCGACGTCGCGGTGGTGCTCGTGCCCTCGGGCGTGGACGCGCCGGCGCCCTTCGGCGACGGGCCGGCCGCCGAGATTGCGGCGTTCGGCGGCTCGGCGTTCGCCGTGTTCGCCGACGGCGCCTCGCTGACGGCGTTCGGGGCCAACCCGCTCGACCCGCGCTGCCGCATCGCCTCGGCGACGGCCGGGCGCGAGCAGGGCCGGCGCGAAGCCGCGGCCGTCGCCCGGTTCCTCGGGGTCTGA
- a CDS encoding patatin-like phospholipase family protein, translating into MAGGPGSPAARRSAPPRVALALGSGGARGYAHIGVIEALRERDYSIAGISGSSMGAVVGGLEAAGRLDEFADWAKSLTQRAVLRLLDLSISAAGVMRAEKILDAVRDILGPVTIEELPIPYTAVATDLLAGKSVWFQRGPVDEAIRASIAIPGVIAPHEIDGRLLADGGILDPLPMAPLSAVNADLTIAVSLSGSETIGAREDEPGAGVEWLNRVVRSTSALLDRPTARAVLSRFGATPESLSDDPDAEPATPDRIEDELARAATEIPKLGSFEVMNRTIDIAQAALARHTLAVYPPDLLIEVPRSVCRSLDFHRALEVIDVGRALANRALDAFEVGGEAGGEAGATLDGAPDRPAPPTIEG; encoded by the coding sequence ATGGCCGGCGGACCTGGGTCACCAGCGGCGCGCCGATCGGCGCCGCCCCGGGTGGCCTTGGCGCTCGGCAGCGGCGGCGCCCGCGGCTACGCCCACATCGGGGTCATCGAGGCGCTGCGGGAACGCGACTACAGCATCGCGGGAATCTCCGGCTCGTCGATGGGCGCGGTGGTCGGTGGCTTGGAGGCCGCGGGCCGTCTCGACGAGTTCGCCGACTGGGCGAAGTCCCTCACGCAGCGCGCCGTGCTGCGGCTGCTCGACCTGTCCATCAGCGCGGCCGGCGTGATGCGGGCCGAAAAGATCCTGGACGCGGTCCGCGACATCCTCGGTCCGGTCACGATCGAGGAACTGCCCATCCCCTACACGGCGGTGGCGACCGACCTGTTGGCGGGGAAGTCGGTGTGGTTCCAGCGCGGCCCCGTCGACGAGGCGATCCGCGCGTCCATCGCGATACCGGGGGTGATCGCCCCGCACGAGATCGACGGGCGCCTGCTCGCCGACGGCGGCATCCTCGACCCGCTCCCGATGGCCCCCCTTTCGGCGGTGAACGCCGACCTGACCATCGCCGTGAGCCTGAGCGGCAGCGAGACCATCGGCGCTCGCGAAGACGAGCCCGGTGCCGGCGTCGAGTGGCTCAACCGCGTGGTGCGCAGCACCTCGGCGCTGTTGGACCGGCCCACCGCGCGGGCCGTGCTGAGCAGGTTCGGCGCGACACCCGAAAGCCTCTCGGACGATCCGGACGCCGAACCCGCTACGCCCGACCGGATCGAAGACGAATTGGCGCGCGCCGCAACGGAAATCCCGAAACTGGGCAGCTTCGAGGTGATGAACCGGACCATCGACATCGCCCAGGCGGCGCTGGCGCGCCACACGCTGGCGGTCTACCCGCCGGACCTGCTCATCGAGGTGCCGCGCTCGGTCTGCAGGAGCCTGGATTTTCACCGGGCGCTCGAGGTGATCGACGTGGGCCGGGCTCTGGCAAACCGGGCCCTGGACGCCTTTGAGGTGGGCGGCGAAGCGGGCGGCGAGGCGGGCGCCACGTTGGACGGGGCGCCCGATCGGCCCGCCCCTCCCACCATCGAGGGCTGA
- a CDS encoding lipoprotein LpqV, whose protein sequence is MRPRSHRPLLWGGVVLVAGLWPVVGCSHAPQNAGTAPSPAPSTAARGGPGSAPPGAVGLSPGGVTTRVDVPADSTEEQYYQACHAAKVWMDAQPKTGQAQLEPYLAMVQAAPSGTPGTWNHRWADLTPARQAAVITAARAAAADECG, encoded by the coding sequence GTGCGTCCGCGCTCTCATCGGCCCCTGCTTTGGGGCGGGGTTGTTCTCGTGGCAGGTCTGTGGCCGGTCGTGGGCTGCTCGCATGCCCCCCAGAACGCCGGGACGGCGCCCTCGCCGGCGCCGTCGACGGCCGCCCGCGGCGGACCGGGCTCGGCGCCGCCGGGCGCCGTCGGGCTTTCCCCCGGAGGGGTGACCACCCGGGTCGACGTGCCCGCGGATTCGACGGAAGAGCAGTACTACCAGGCGTGTCACGCCGCCAAGGTGTGGATGGATGCCCAGCCGAAGACCGGTCAGGCGCAGCTGGAGCCGTACCTGGCGATGGTCCAGGCCGCGCCGTCGGGCACCCCGGGCACGTGGAACCACCGGTGGGCGGACCTGACCCCGGCCCGCCAGGCCGCCGTGATCACGGCCGCGCGCGCGGCCGCCGCCGACGAGTGCGGTTAG
- a CDS encoding cysteine dioxygenase — MSLPVTHDAALRPRSFATPSSGPTRLRVPDLLHATDQAADDVLSGRCDHLLPEGGVPRSRRWFTRIHGDDELDVWLISWVPGHATELHDHGGSLGALTVVSGSLAEFRWDGTTLRRRRLDAGDQAGFPLGWVHDVVWSPRPVAESAAAATAPATLSVHAYSPPLTAMSYYEITERNRLRRRRTELTDQPEGP; from the coding sequence ATGTCTCTGCCCGTCACCCATGACGCTGCCCTGCGCCCACGTTCCTTCGCGACGCCTTCCTCCGGTCCGACCCGGCTGCGGGTGCCCGACCTGCTGCACGCCACCGACCAAGCCGCCGACGACGTCCTCAGCGGACGCTGCGACCACCTGCTGCCCGAGGGTGGCGTACCGCGATCGCGGCGCTGGTTCACCCGCATCCACGGCGACGACGAGCTTGACGTCTGGCTGATCAGCTGGGTTCCCGGCCACGCCACTGAGCTGCACGACCACGGCGGCTCGCTGGGCGCGTTGACCGTCGTGTCCGGGTCGTTGGCCGAATTCCGCTGGGACGGAACGACTTTACGACGACGAAGGCTCGACGCGGGCGATCAGGCCGGGTTCCCGCTGGGCTGGGTGCACGACGTGGTGTGGTCGCCCCGGCCCGTGGCCGAGTCCGCCGCCGCGGCGACGGCGCCGGCGACGCTGAGTGTGCACGCCTACTCGCCGCCGCTGACCGCGATGTCGTACTACGAGATCACCGAGCGCAACAGGCTGCGCCGCCGGCGCACCGAACTGACCGACCAACCGGAAGGACCGTGA
- a CDS encoding rhodanese-like domain-containing protein: MSRIDLVLRAARRRYRRLPAAEVPDALRRGAVLVDIRPQAQRFREGEVPGALVIERNVLEWRCDPTSDARLPEAVGDDVEWVILCSEGYTSSLAAAALLDIGLVRATDVIGGYHALAGAGVLEQLGGGSVDRGPGAPAHAGAPGRRWI, from the coding sequence ATGAGCCGCATCGACCTGGTGCTCAGAGCCGCCCGGCGCCGCTACCGCCGGCTTCCCGCCGCCGAGGTGCCCGACGCGCTGCGGCGCGGCGCGGTCCTCGTCGACATCCGGCCGCAGGCGCAGCGCTTCCGCGAGGGCGAGGTGCCCGGCGCCCTGGTGATCGAACGCAACGTCCTGGAATGGCGCTGCGACCCGACCAGCGACGCCCGCCTGCCCGAAGCCGTCGGCGACGACGTCGAGTGGGTGATCCTGTGCTCGGAGGGCTATACCTCCAGCCTGGCGGCGGCCGCGCTGCTGGACATCGGACTGGTCCGCGCCACCGACGTCATCGGCGGCTACCACGCGCTGGCCGGAGCCGGGGTGCTCGAGCAGCTCGGCGGCGGCTCCGTCGACCGGGGCCCGGGAGCACCGGCGCACGCCGGCGCTCCCGGCCGCCGCTGGATCTAG
- a CDS encoding alpha/beta hydrolase, whose translation MDEPGSATDTDAEPHAGRTAEPATAPQAANAPEGAGPPATAKPWWVRHYTFTGTAGGLVFVWFSMTPSLLPRAALFQGLVSGISGAIGYGIGVFSVWLVRYMLGWSSSPPAPRWAWKVLIPVGAVGMVVMAIRFHVWQDDVRDLMGVAHLKWYDYPLAGVLSLVILFTLVEIGQFIRWLVRFLVGELDRVAPIRLSATIVVVVLITLTITVLNGVVLKFAMRIMNNTFASANDEMSPATAAPLTPLRSGGPQSLASWDSLGREGRIFIEGGPSVAQLSAFNGTPATEPIRAYAGLNSAHGITETAELAARELQREGGLQRAVVAVGTTTGTGWINEAEASALEYMYNGDTAIVSMQYSFLPSWLSFLVDKENARHAGQALFEAVDRLIRQMPENRRPKLVVFGESLGSFGGEAPFMSLNNVLARTDGALFSGPTFNNTIWTDLTATRDAGSPEWLPIYQDGRAVRFVARASDLTRPNSPWDHPRVVYLQHASDPIAWWTPNLLFKEPDWLKEKRGYDVLPQTRWIPVVTFLQVSADMAVAVDVPDGHGHHYVGDVADGWAAVLSPPGWTQEKTDRLRPLLHANSG comes from the coding sequence ATGGACGAGCCGGGTTCTGCGACAGACACCGACGCCGAACCGCACGCCGGCCGGACGGCCGAGCCGGCGACCGCGCCGCAGGCCGCGAACGCTCCCGAAGGCGCCGGGCCACCGGCGACCGCCAAGCCCTGGTGGGTTCGTCACTACACCTTCACCGGCACTGCGGGCGGCCTTGTGTTCGTGTGGTTTTCGATGACGCCCTCGTTGCTGCCCCGCGCCGCGTTGTTCCAGGGCCTGGTCAGCGGCATCTCTGGCGCCATCGGTTACGGGATCGGCGTCTTCTCGGTCTGGCTGGTCCGGTACATGCTGGGTTGGAGCTCCAGTCCGCCGGCCCCGCGCTGGGCCTGGAAGGTGCTGATACCCGTCGGCGCGGTCGGCATGGTCGTGATGGCGATCCGATTCCACGTGTGGCAGGACGACGTGCGCGACCTGATGGGCGTCGCCCACCTGAAGTGGTACGACTATCCGCTGGCCGGGGTCTTGTCGCTCGTCATCCTGTTCACCCTGGTCGAGATCGGCCAGTTCATCCGTTGGCTGGTGCGCTTCCTGGTCGGTGAGCTCGACCGGGTCGCACCGATTCGCCTCTCGGCGACCATCGTGGTGGTCGTGCTGATCACGCTCACCATCACGGTGCTCAACGGTGTCGTGCTCAAGTTCGCGATGCGCATCATGAACAACACCTTCGCCTCGGCGAACGACGAGATGAGCCCCGCAACGGCGGCCCCCCTGACGCCCCTGCGCTCGGGTGGCCCGCAGTCGCTGGCGTCGTGGGACTCGCTGGGGCGGGAGGGCCGCATCTTCATCGAAGGGGGTCCCAGCGTCGCGCAGCTCAGCGCCTTCAACGGGACGCCTGCCACCGAGCCGATCCGCGCCTACGCCGGGCTGAACTCCGCGCACGGCATCACCGAGACCGCGGAACTGGCGGCGCGGGAGCTGCAGCGCGAGGGCGGGCTGCAGCGGGCCGTCGTCGCGGTGGGCACCACCACCGGCACCGGCTGGATCAACGAGGCCGAGGCCTCGGCGCTGGAGTACATGTACAACGGCGACACCGCCATCGTGAGCATGCAGTACTCGTTCCTGCCGAGCTGGCTGTCGTTCCTGGTGGACAAGGAGAACGCCCGGCACGCGGGGCAGGCCCTCTTCGAAGCGGTCGACAGGCTGATCCGGCAGATGCCCGAGAACCGGCGTCCCAAGCTCGTCGTCTTCGGCGAGAGCCTCGGGTCCTTCGGCGGCGAGGCGCCCTTCATGAGCCTCAACAATGTCCTCGCCCGCACCGACGGCGCGCTGTTCAGCGGTCCGACCTTCAACAACACCATCTGGACCGACCTGACCGCCACCCGCGACGCCGGGTCACCGGAGTGGCTGCCGATCTACCAGGACGGCAGGGCGGTCCGGTTCGTCGCTCGCGCAAGCGATTTGACCCGTCCGAACTCTCCATGGGACCACCCGCGGGTGGTGTACCTGCAGCACGCTTCCGATCCGATCGCCTGGTGGACCCCCAACCTGCTGTTCAAGGAGCCGGACTGGCTCAAGGAGAAGCGGGGCTACGACGTGCTGCCGCAGACCCGCTGGATCCCGGTGGTCACCTTCCTGCAGGTGTCGGCCGACATGGCCGTCGCGGTGGACGTGCCCGACGGGCACGGACATCACTACGTCGGTGACGTCGCCGACGGGTGGGCGGCGGTACTGTCCCCGCCGGGGTGGACGCAGGAGAAAACCGACAGGCTACGGCCGCTGCTGCACGCCAACAGCGGCTAG
- a CDS encoding enoyl-CoA hydratase, whose product MTDATYETIIVERDHRVGIITLNRPNALNALNSQMMNEVTCAATELDNESDIGAIVITGSAKAFAAGADIKEMAGLSFADAFGADFFAPWAKLAAVRTPTIAAVAGHALGGGCELAMMCDLLIAADTAKFGQPEIKLGVLPGMGGSQRLTRAIGKAKAMDLILTGRTIDAAEAERSGLVSRVVPADDLISEAMAVATTISQMSRSAARMAKEAVNRAFESTLAEGLLYERRLFHSAFATADQSEGMAAFVEKRAPNFTHR is encoded by the coding sequence ATGACAGACGCGACTTACGAAACGATCATCGTCGAGCGCGACCACCGGGTCGGCATCATCACGTTGAACCGGCCCAACGCGCTCAACGCGCTCAACAGTCAGATGATGAACGAAGTCACCTGTGCCGCAACCGAATTGGACAACGAATCCGACATCGGAGCAATCGTGATCACCGGCTCGGCCAAGGCGTTCGCCGCCGGGGCCGACATCAAGGAGATGGCCGGCCTCAGCTTCGCCGACGCGTTCGGCGCCGACTTCTTTGCCCCCTGGGCGAAGCTGGCGGCCGTGCGCACCCCCACGATCGCCGCCGTGGCCGGACACGCGCTGGGCGGGGGCTGCGAGCTCGCGATGATGTGCGACCTGTTGATCGCTGCCGACACCGCGAAGTTCGGTCAGCCGGAGATCAAACTCGGTGTGCTGCCGGGCATGGGCGGCTCGCAGCGGCTGACCCGGGCCATCGGCAAGGCCAAGGCCATGGACCTCATCCTGACCGGCCGCACCATCGACGCCGCCGAGGCCGAGCGCAGCGGGCTGGTCTCGCGGGTGGTGCCGGCCGACGATTTGATCAGCGAGGCGATGGCGGTGGCCACCACCATTTCGCAGATGTCGCGTTCGGCGGCCCGGATGGCCAAGGAGGCCGTCAACCGGGCATTCGAATCCACTCTGGCGGAAGGGCTGCTGTACGAGCGCCGGCTGTTCCACTCGGCTTTTGCGACCGCGGACCAATCCGAGGGCATGGCGGCGTTCGTCGAGAAGCGCGCTCCCAACTTCACCCACCGGTAG
- a CDS encoding enoyl-CoA hydratase/isomerase family protein, with protein sequence MSDQSDEVVTRVEGDVGLITLNRPRAINSLNQNMVDLLRDVLARWADDDAVRAVVVSGAGERGLCAGGDVVAVYHSARKDGAEARRFWRDEYLMNGQIGRFAKPYVALMDGIVMGGGVGVSAHGNTRVVTDTSKVAMPEVGIGFIPDVGGAYLLSRAPGALGLHAALTGAPFSGADAIALGFADHYVPHGDLEAFTAAVVADGVDAALARHAVEPPPSELAAQRDWIDECYAGDSVEDIVAALRGHDARPANDAADLIATRSPIALSVTLEAVRRAGKAQTLEDVLVQDYRVSSASLRSHDLVEGIRAQLVDKDRNPKWSPAELAEVSAADVEAYFAPVDDDLSF encoded by the coding sequence GTGAGCGACCAATCCGATGAAGTCGTGACCCGCGTCGAGGGCGACGTCGGCCTGATCACGCTCAACCGCCCCAGGGCGATCAACTCGCTCAACCAGAACATGGTCGACCTCCTGCGTGACGTGCTGGCCCGCTGGGCGGACGACGACGCGGTGCGCGCGGTGGTTGTCTCCGGAGCCGGCGAGCGCGGGCTGTGCGCGGGCGGCGACGTCGTGGCGGTCTACCACAGCGCCCGCAAGGACGGGGCCGAGGCGCGGCGATTCTGGCGCGACGAGTACCTGATGAACGGCCAGATCGGCCGGTTCGCGAAACCTTACGTGGCCCTCATGGACGGCATCGTGATGGGCGGCGGCGTCGGGGTCAGCGCGCACGGCAACACCCGGGTGGTGACCGACACCTCGAAGGTCGCGATGCCCGAGGTGGGCATCGGGTTCATCCCCGACGTCGGCGGAGCTTATCTGCTGTCGCGGGCGCCCGGCGCGCTGGGGCTGCATGCCGCGCTGACCGGGGCGCCGTTCTCCGGCGCCGACGCGATCGCGCTCGGGTTCGCCGACCACTATGTGCCGCACGGCGACCTCGAGGCGTTCACCGCGGCGGTGGTCGCCGACGGCGTGGACGCCGCACTGGCCCGCCACGCGGTCGAACCGCCGCCGAGTGAGCTTGCCGCGCAACGGGACTGGATCGACGAATGCTACGCGGGCGACAGCGTCGAGGACATCGTCGCGGCGCTGCGCGGGCATGACGCGCGTCCGGCGAACGACGCCGCCGACCTGATCGCGACCCGATCCCCCATCGCGCTGTCGGTCACCCTGGAAGCGGTGCGCCGCGCGGGCAAGGCGCAGACGCTGGAAGACGTTCTGGTGCAGGACTATCGGGTGTCGTCGGCGTCGCTGCGCTCGCACGACCTGGTGGAGGGCATCCGCGCGCAGCTGGTTGACAAGGACCGCAATCCGAAGTGGTCGCCGGCGGAGCTGGCAGAGGTCAGCGCGGCCGACGTGGAAGCGTATTTCGCCCCGGTCGACGACGACTTGAGTTTCTAG